From the genome of Impatiens glandulifera chromosome 9, dImpGla2.1, whole genome shotgun sequence, one region includes:
- the LOC124914247 gene encoding uncharacterized protein LOC124914247: protein MVTTVIYSIFTSFVLISTGLYHLIFATRTHLRSPRDYFAKPYHPLPIPSSSPHHQRLRHLQIYLLIIFLLIAFTRQTLISTYSDPLLKGRTPVHHFTSLQSAAVIFLFLILSVVLLLTETTSILSIPTDLFFGLASVTFFLQYFVSSAAVSFQTSDLQAKCDSVSAVISALSAIFCLVLAFHPKLFIADVGLGGSIYLQGLWVLQTGLSLFVDAFIPEGCHKLLDVVGGVEGSTKCELDDSKLRAIAILDLLFVIHVGFVVVTFVIIYAAFAKSVGNRRIGAYEALPTLPVVEANHVQMKALSGTQA from the coding sequence ATGGTGACTACTGTAATCTACTCCATTTTCACGTCTTTTGTTCTGATTTCAACGGGATTGTATCATCTCATCTTCGCCACAAGAACCCACCTTCGATCCCCTCGCGATTACTTCGCCAAGCCCTACCATCCACTCCCAatcccttcttcttctcctcatcATCAACGTCTCAGACATCTACAGATCTATCTCCTCATTATCTTTCTTCTGATAGCCTTCACCCGTCAAACCCTAATTTCAACTTACTCCGATCCTCTCCTCAAAGGTCGAACCCCTGTTCATCATTTCACCTCCCTCCAGTCTGCAGCTGTCATCTTCCTCTTCCTAATCCTCTCTGTAGTCCTCCTTCTAACCGAGACCACATCCATTCTATCTATCCCCACTGATCTTTTCTTCGGCCTCGCGTCCGTTACCTTCTTTCTCCAGTACTTCGTCTCTTCCGCGGCTGTTTCATTTCAGACATCCGATCTCCAAGCCAAGTGTGATTCCGTGTCTGCAGTCATCTCTGCACTCTCCGCTATATTTTGCCTCGTTCTCGCCTTCCATCCGAAGCTTTTTATTGCTGATGTTGGCCTCGGCGGCTCCATTTATCTGCAGGGGCTATGGGTTCTGCAGACGGGTCTATCTCTGTTCGTGGATGCCTTCATTCCTGAAGGTTGCCACAAGCTGTTGGACGTTGTAGGAGGTGTAGAAGGATCTACAAAATGCGAATTGGACGATAGCAAGCTCAGGGCGATTGCTATTCTTGATCTACTGTTTGTGATTCATGTTGGGTTTGTAGTCGTTACTTTTGTGATCATCTATGCAGCTTTTGCTAAAAGCGTTGGAAACAGGAGGATTGGAGCTTATGAAGCTTTGCCAACTCTGCCTGTTGTGGAAGCTAATCATGTCCAGATGAAGGCATTGAGTGGTACACAGGCCTGA